In one Bactrocera tryoni isolate S06 chromosome 5, CSIRO_BtryS06_freeze2, whole genome shotgun sequence genomic region, the following are encoded:
- the LOC120776667 gene encoding LOW QUALITY PROTEIN: cationic amino acid transporter 4 (The sequence of the model RefSeq protein was modified relative to this genomic sequence to represent the inferred CDS: substituted 1 base at 1 genomic stop codon), with translation MPSTRRIILGHVMSGLCSKMNRTKPVPADVMETPLKRCLNTFDITLLGIGHMVGAGIYVLTGTVAKDMAGPGIILSFILASFVSLLAALCYAEFGTRVPKAGSAYVYTYISIGEFWAFVIGWNILLEHMLGAASVARAWSGYVDSMLDGWIGNTTLAITGELHEQLFARYPDVLAFLVCLVYAAALGIGVKATAVFNSLLTTVNIAVMILVIGVGFXYADTKNWSEAEGGFLPYGVGGVIAGAATCFYAFVGFDSIATSSEEAKNPSVSIPIATLLSLSAVTVGYILVSAALTLMIPIREINPAASLPEAFGQMNLYWAKYVISIGALCGMTTTLLGSLFALPRCMYAMATDGLLFSCFGRINTTTQVPVLNLVVSGFLSAILALLFDLEKLVEFMSIGTLLAYTIVSASVIILRYRPLASQEHAIYAPDTPDEDDEDNTSQSSIDTASPTSDLIECALAGRLKPQFRWLEPLLGRFEPGAAVSAAVLLFAVLSFAICFQLEVSWSELYTGTWWALLLYGFMIFIAGACVAVIAVHHQNTRGLNFKVPLVPFVPALSIFCNIVLMVHLSALTWLRFFIWVAVGMLIYFLYGIHHSKEGEVCSSYSMLMTSTEAGKSHWGSTGGGFTISLSGSGGAGVIKRTVLQRFIGRKMDDKKPIVEEEDVDEVDDEGHT, from the exons ATGCCCAGCACACGTCGCATTATACTCGGGCACGTTATGTCCGGTTTATGCTCCAAGATGAACCGCACCAAGCCAGTGCCTGCGGATGTCATGGAGACGCCACTGAAGCGCTGTCTGAACACCTTCGACATCACGCTGTTGG GCATCGGTCACATGGTTGGCGCCGGCATTTATGTGCTCACCGGCACCGTGGCAAAAGATATGGCCGGTCCCGGCATAATACTGTCCTTCATCTTGGCCAGTTTCGTTTCACTGTTGGCGGCGCTGTGTTATGCGGAGTTCGGCACGCGCGTACCCAAAGCGGGCTCCGCCTATGTCTACACCTACATCTCGATTGGTGAGTTTTGGGCCTTTGTCATCGGCTGGAATATACTATTGGAGCATATGTTGGGCGCAGCTTCGGTGGCGCGTGCCTGGAGCGGCTATGTGGACTCCATGTTGGACGGTTGGATTGGTAATACGACGCTGGCCATAACCGGTGAGCTGCACGAGCAATTGTTTGCACGTTATCCGGATGTGCTGGCATTTCTGGTGTGTCTGGTTTATGCTGCTGCCTTGGGTATCGGCGTTAAGGCCACGGCCGTTTTCAATAGCTTGTTGACTACTGTGAATATTGCCGTTATGATTTTGGTGATCGGTGTGGGTTTCTGATATGCAGATACCAAGAACTGGTCGGAGGCGGAGGGTGGTTTTCTGCCATACGGCGTTGGTGGTGTTATTGCTGGTGCGGCCACTTGTTTCTATGCCTTCGTGGGTTTCGACTCGATAGCCACGTCGTCGGAGGAGGCCAAGAACCCGTCTGTATCCATACCTATAGCAACATTACTGTCGCTCAGCGCTGTGACAGTCGGTTACATATTGGTGTCCGCGGCGCTTACGCTTATGATACCGATACGTGAAATCAACCCGGCTGCTTCGCTGCCCGAAGCTTTTGGACAAATGAATCTCTATTGGGCCAAGTATGTGATCTCGATTGGCGCGCTCTGCGGCATGACGACCACACTGTTGGGTTCGTTATTCGCTTTGCCACGTTGCATGTACGCTATGGCCACGGATGGCTTGCTCTTCAGCTGCTTTGGACGCATCAATACCACCACGCAAGTGCCCGTGCTCAATCTGGTGGTTTCCGGCTTTCTAAGCGCCATACTAGCGCTGCTTTTCGATTTGGAGAAGCTCGTGGAGTTCATGTCGATTGGCACGCTACTTGCCTACACCATCGTCTCCGCCAGCGTTATTATACTGCGTTATCGTCCGCTGGCCAGCCAGGAGCATGCCATCTACGCGCCCGACACACCCGACGAGGATGATGAGGACAACACCTCACAGTCCAGCATCGATACAGCCTCACCTACGAGTGATCTGATCGAGTGCGCGCTCGCCGGACGCCTCAAACCACAATTCCGTTGGCTCGAACCACTGCTCGGCCGCTTCGAACCCGGCGCAGCAGTATCCGCTGCCGTGCTACTCTTTGCCGTGCTTAGCTTTGCGATTTGCTTCCAGCTCGAGGTATCCTGGTCGGAACTGTACACCGGTACTTGGTGGGCGCTCCTGCTATACGGTTTTATGATATTCATAGCAGGCGCTTGCGTTGCCGTCATTGCGGTACATCATCAGAACACGCGCGGTCTGAACTTCAAAGTGCCCCTGGTGCCCTTCGTGCCGGCGCTAAgcatcttctgcaacattgtGCTGATGGTGCATTTGAGCGCGCTCACCTGGCTGCGTTTCTTCATCTGGGTCGCGGTCGGCATGCTGATCTACTTCCTATACGGCATACATCACAGCAAGGAGGGTGAGGTGTGCTCTTCCTATTCCATGTTAATGACCTCAACGGAGGCGGGCAAGTCGCATTGGGGCTCCACGGGCGGCGGTTTCACCATCAGCTTGAGCGGCAGTGGCGGCGCCGGCGTAATTAAGCGTACGGTGCTGCAGCGTTTCATTGGCAGAAAAATGGACGACAAGAAGCCGATTGTGGAGGAGGAGGATGTGGATGAAGTGGACGACGAGGGTCATACGTAA